A region of the Hydra vulgaris chromosome 12, alternate assembly HydraT2T_AEP genome:
CGATTTCTTTTTGATTAGCTAATTTTTGAACAGACGCTTGCTTAGTAACAATCCTTGATATGCTTTCATCATCTTGGTTTTTTCTTGAtccttcaataaaaattaaaagataaaacttgatttcattcttttttaaaatatgcaaacaaagtaataaatgaaaaaataataatgtagtttattttaaaataatgataattttaattaacattaaaataataatgtagtttattttagtttcttaAAAACACCATGGTAACTTTGAATGTTCTGCTATAGCCAACTATTTTCACTCTCTCTAAAATGAATCTCATCGGCGTTAGATATTACacattgaaaccttttttttaattttgccaaCATATCTGTCTACATAAACATTTAAGTTTGTGTAGACTCCAGGGTAAgagttattaaaagttttagactttttttatagCTATGTTGCAAAAACTTATACAGCAGGGAAGAACCCAGGCCTGTTTTGGTACTGTTCGAGCGGTAAGGATGCCcaaaaaacgtttattttttgttattttccttttgcctttttattaaaaatatagaaaaaagttttggtttcaAATGCAGTGGCAAATAActaattttctgtttattttagaCAGCTCATTTTTCTTCAGGACatgaattaaaaagtaattatgtgcTGTAACTCATTTAATGTTCAAAACTGTTTAATTACTAACTGaacattagatttaaaaaaatgaaataaaacttattacaaAACTCAATAAGAGACAAtaaaatgtgtgaaaaatttgttttttttaaaagatacatcaactttaaaatattaatccAGATAAACAGTAACCTTTGCTTGTTATCAACAGGGTTGTCAGATGGCATTATAGAATGTCATTTTGGCATTCTATAATGATTGAATTTTGGCTCATAGCATGGCATACCTCTAGTCCTGAAATAAATAATGAGGTATTAAGTTTGATTAGTCAAATTGAAAATGCATACAGTGACGCTTCTGAAGAAATTTCTTTTCTCATTGAACAACAACGCCTCACCACTTATTCTCCAAATGGACATCACTTTTCTACTTTATGTATACATCATACACTTGAACTGTATTTGTCTTCCAGATATTGTTATTGACATTTAAGAAATCTGCTTTGTTTGTCCAGTCCAAGGACTCTCATTTCAAAATTAGGAAGAGTTGGAGAAGTTGGAGAAGTTGGAAATGAAAAAGAATGCAATGATACAatcaaagttgtttttgaaaatattaatagttCTGAAAAGCGTTGGTGCCTTCTCTTTGATGAGATGCATATTAAGCCTACTGTTAGTTTCAAACAAGGACATCTCATTGGATATAGTGAGTACAATTCCactaaaattgcaaaaacatCATTAGTCTTTATGATTAAACCTATGTTTGGTAAACCTTCCATTGTTTGTAGAACTTTACCAATATTCAAATTGTCAGTACACTTTCTTTGCAATTTGATCAtagacataaataaataaataattgatgCAGTAGGAGAATAATTGATTCTCTTGTCAGATAGCCATCCAAAAAACAAAGTGTTTGCCAAATTTTTCTATGGCAAGGTATTATAGATAAAGAAAAACCAGTTATTATGCTACACAACCCAGTTTACTCGTTTAAAAGTATAAGAAACAATTGGTGTACAGaaaaaacacaaagaaaaaaaaaaaaattagtttaaaaattattaatcaacCTCTCTCTGGTGATTGGTCTCACTTTGTTCAATTATATACCAGAGAGAAATTGTGTATTGCCAAAACTAGTTTTCATCCAAGTCAGTTACCCTAGTTTGATTGATAGACAAAATGTTGCAAACATGGTTGctgtatttaatgaaaaaacagtTTCAGCATTGAGATTGGCTAATTTTGAGAACACTGCCTGTTTTTTAGCACCAATTGTTTCATTAGGGAACATGCTAAATGTAAAGAGGAAAGGTTgtgatgttttattaaatgatcCCAATAGGTCTCCTTTCCAGACACTCAATGACCttggttttatataaattttagcatTTGCTGATGCAACTTCTAAGATGTCAGAGGGAAAAGAATTTAAGCATTTGAATACTTTCACACCAGAAACAAAACATGCTTTAGTTAACACCCTACAAGGATTggtagaattaataaaaaaactgctttcaGTAGGTCACCAATATGTTCTTTGTGATGTTTTTCAAACAGATCGTCTTAAAGGTGAATTTGGCATCTacaggtaaaattatttttgtgttacttatagttaagaaaattttgtaGATTTAAAATCTAGAAAACAAATAGTTctctcatttatttattaaaaaatattcatttttaacatacattagtttaacatgtttttatttgacaattgcttttttaactattatctAATGGTTTCCAATTTATTTggtctttttgtaaattttttgcttgTCTGTAGACAACTAAGCGGTGGAAATTATTTTACCTCAGCGGAACAAGTATTGAACAGTTTGCACCTTCAGcagttaaaattattcagcaaactTATTTCTTAAAGAAACTTAATACTTAGTGGTAtgaacttttgtttttgttggtgatctaattattaaagttttaaaatttatttatggttttacatttatttgacttaaaatttatttataatcatgTTTATTACTATGAtatgaatataatatagtatgataagtaattattacttaattgaTTAACAGAGTTTTTAAAAGTGATTATTTATGGTGATTTGCAGATAATTTAcagtttcttttgttaaaaagttgttttatttctaaGATTTCATCTACacagtttaatttttgttgaaaaattgtgATAAATAATTAAgccataaaattttttggttaaatttCTATTAATAGTTATagcatcatttaaaaattaaagtgtttcGCATTTTATTTCATCGGCCCTGTCATCAAAACTACACGAAATAAGAGTTTCGCGTCCCTTTCTTTTAATAGTCCCTGTATAAAAAGATGGCAATTGGGGGTGTGTGCTTCTGGAGATGCAGCTTTTCATGAGTTAGCTGATTATAGTCTAAATTGTCTTATCCTTCCTAcctcaaatgtttttttgaatgcATCTTTCTCAAATCACATATATTAAGAACAAACAAAGAAACAGAATGTCAACAAACTACTTGAGTCAGAGGTACGGATCAAATCCTGCTTTGCCAGccacaaatttaatttttgaaactttttttcacaaatttaatttttgaacttttgatCCTTAgcttgctattttattttacttaaggaaaacgaaaaaaaggaaacaaaaactttttcagaaagttttgtttctcttcaaattttatacgactttaataataataattaaaaaaaaaacgattaaaaacaacttaataaaagttttataaagttttatttatttttaattttaaatttaaaaaaagatccttatttaacataatcaatttttttttccaaatatataaaaaattttaatcattaagtTAACCGTAATTATCTCTTTTATTTTGAAGGCAccttaaaaaacactttaaaaattattaatctttagtaaaagttaaatgaacggaagttaatatttaaatcaaaatgaaaaataatagtaaaaaaatgcttattaaACGCTATTTTACGGTTTCTAATCCTGCATCCCGGGATTCCGTCTAATTTTATAACCCTGAATCCCGGAATAGAAATCATAAAACTCGTTTACAGATTAATACATGTGTTTAAATTgcatcaaataaaagaaaagtaacaACGAAGCTATAAAATTTAGTACCAATACATTGCaatgtttttgttaatgatttataatttaaagtaagtttaatCAATCTTATATTTAATGACCATAACTGGCATGTTTATTaggaaatagtaaaaaactgattttaattattaaaactaaattataataataatataaataataaaaataataagaaggATAACGATAATAAGAACAATAATgggaaaaaactaaaaatttaattgtattgatttatattgtgtttttgtaataatagagtgtatttatttaaatttattaaacttcaaaaactcaacttaattaagttaaaatagttgaaaattcttatactttttttgattCGACAAATTAAGATATCATGTCAAATTTCTTACTTATTTCAACAGCAAAACCCCTATATGGGAACATTTTCTCCACGACAAAGAAAGTGAAATAGTAATGTGTAAGccattgcaaaaaaatattgagaacAATTACTGGCAGATCAACAAAAGCTCTTCATTTGCATCTACTTcagttacataaaataaatttaaaagcaaaactgACATGTTCTCAGACATTGGAAGAAGAAACACagagtaaaaaaagtaaaatttgttcatatttttcattgaatataaataaagaagacaGCTTGTTTGAAGTACTTGCAAGATTAACAGCTAAAGACCatcttatttcttttaatgTAATATGCTCATCTATTAATATACATGCTGGGCTGGCTATGAGGCGATTTGTCAACATACCTAAATCTCTaaacactgttaaaaaaatggtattagATTTCTTTAgcaatataaagaattttataagaaaagaattaagacaaaaaattaacagtgGAACTAAGTTTTCAATTCCTTTTGATGAGTGGACGTCGAATCGAAATACCTGTTATTTGAATATCAATTTACGCGATCGGGGCTCGAAATAACGAACTTTTTTTATCGAACAATTTGTCCGGTAAAGACTCAAGTTTGCGGACAtatccaataaaaattaaagaagtgCGATCAAACGCTGTTCCTgagcttaaaatattttgtttttactactTGATCatgtaatttgttttgaaaactcTAGGCGTTTCAAAATGCgctgaaaagaaaaagaaaatttgtaagaTGAATTGAACctgtcatttcgaaaagggcacaagtccattttctaaaacatttcaaaatcaacaaaaatatgatttttattaaaataatgtctaggctgctaaagaaattaaacataGAAGTTGATAAATAAAGAACGTATAtaacttatgtattttttattttttataaaaaaaacataaatcatacagaaatttttaattcaaacttataAACTAACTGCTAAAAGTTTTGGACTTATGTCCTTTTCGAAATGACAGGTTCAATTATctatcaaaaagaaaatcttaaagaaaaagaaaaaatctaagcacaaaaaactaaaatttgaaaaggaaaatatatttatattacgtttttaaaaatttctatattatgCAAAAAGCTTTGTAAATTAtcaaatacataaattattacgtaaatatataaatacacaaattatgtaattaaatacataattaattatgtaataaaaatgtataataaaaatacaaaattattaaatacatcaaTTACTATGTAAATACATAGTAATTGTagtaaatacatatattaagtacataaattattaagtttacttattaatttattaaataaattaacaaattgattataatgttaacaataaacacattttatttaaattattaaagtatattacacgtaattacatttatataaatatgtattttcttataaatcttttcaaactttttctagGATTAATTTTATAAGCACTTTCAATAGCAAAGACTTTTAATGCgaaaacaaatgttttgtaacaaCTCAAATTTAATAGTGTAACAAAAAGTACTGGTTTCTATAAGCATCATAAGAACTAttacattaaagtttttatgaaataaatttaaaaggggttttaaaaactaaaatatttgtttgaaacttataaaaaccattagacaaaaaaaaaatactaaactataaatttaaattaataactaattgcAACATATTAAAATGAATGATAAAAACCGGGCTCCTTAATTCAAGTTATTGTAATGCTTTGGcgtctttaaaaaatgatttaactaaaaaaaatgacatattttGTTAACATAGCCGCAAGGCGGTTTAATAAACTTCCTTGTGTAGCCTTGTATTCAacttcaattttgttttgtataaaaaataaaaagttcaaaaaataaagtttatatacaatactgagtttattaacaattttgaaCAACTAAAATGGTTAGAAAATAAATGCGCATAAAATATGTCGGACAAAATGACAGATAGATGTTGTTTTTTACCCACGGTCGTTTGATATTGATCCCCGGCGGACATTTATAGTGCGCGGGCGTTcacatggatttttttttaactattgaaattcTATGTTTTATTGAAGACGACAAAGATAGGCACacattttaaaactgttatattTTCTACTTATCAATGTTGTTTTatcttattcaaaaattgtATAGACTTTTATAGGACCAAAGATTGTAGTTATATAAAAGAAGTTCTGCATCCATTGCTTTTTGGTAAACTTTGACTGgctataaaaatcaatttaaaaaaaaaatatgttcttcaaacttgtataacttttttaaatcaattttctaaTTCAAGAACTAAACTGTttccaaaactaaaatttagacatttttagaaaatactaaatttatttaccagccatttttttaagttttagaaattttaaagtaaaaaagtgcACCTAACTACCTAATATGGCGACTGCTACTTCTGTTAACCATATTTTGTGTCTTAGCAAACTATGCAGATTATGTGGAAATTATATTGGACTCGTTTAATGTGATAAATATAATAGCTAGAGTTAACCAAGCATTTTTCACTGAAATAGGAGAAGACAGAACAGAGATCCACCCACCAAAAATTTGCATGAAATGTTATACATTAATGAGACATATTGAACAACGAGGAACAACCTCTTTTAATTTCACTTTAACTAACTGGCCACAAACATCCTCACTCGAAAGCTGTATATGTTTTGTAAAGAAATCTGGCCGAAAGAAAAAGAAACCAATTGGAAGACCACCATCAGTTAATAAAGATGTATGGACAAGGAAGtcaattaatgaaataatagACAGTTTTTCTGGAATGTCTCGCTTATGCTATGAGTCTATCAGCATAGCTGATAACCCCCACATAGATTTAGGCGTCTGCAAGATTTGCAAAAGAATGTTACATCAACCTATTTTACTCAATAACTGCCAACATAAATTTTGTGCTTCATgtatttttccaaatttaattGGAAAACAAGAAACAGAAACAAAATGCGAAACATACCTCTAGGTAGCATTTCAAAAGCAACAACTATGCAAAATATCCTTGAGAATATAGTTCTAAAGTGTTCCAAGAACTCatgtaatgaaaaatttaatgctGGAAGTACAAACAATAAGAAGAAACATGAACAAGTATGCAAAAGTGAAAACATATCATGCAATTGTTCAGCATTGAATTCCTCTTCATTGACAGTTACagatatttacaaaattaaagaaaatagtGATATTCCTAAAGAACTAGACTATGCATTTGCTCACTTTGCAAAactaaaaatggcaaaaaataaattacattctTTGAACTTCCTTCTGGTGGTCCAAgggtaaaaaatacatagtttttttttaacaaaaatgttcaattttataaaatgctcataaataatttgcataaaaagatttttttttcactaattagGCTATACAGTTTTTAGTGACTTCAAAGACCTTCAAAACGTCAGCTGAGATTAGTCAGAAAACCATTCGAAGACATCAAAAGCAACTCCATCAATCGCTAATAGAAAATGCAGGGccaacaaaaaaggaaaaaatacaACAAGTAGCACTTATGCtcaattcttttaataaaaatgataaatttgatatttaaaaaaagtcaaatctcTCCCAAGTTGAGATAGAACCAGAAGATGTTGTAGCACTTAAAGCAGACTGTGGTTTACCTtgggaaaaaatgaaaaaaatgataaggtatataatattctttttataacaatacatttttcatcaaacacttattcagttattttaaattataaatatttccatgcagttcattttttttcatttgcataacaaaattagttttgtatttgtaaatatatttgtattatcagcattttattgtatttttagtgtttttttttctatttcagatTTTTCCagacaaaaaatatcaaactacCCTCACTTTTTATTCAacgaaaagttttaaaatattggtCAGGTAACAATTTGATTGTGGAAGATATAGAATTgctgtttgaattaaaaaacaaaaaaggagcGTTTGAATTAAAAGATACACCGACAGCATATATTAATGATTTGCCATCACATATAATCAAGGTACTGGATGAGTTAGAAAGGTAAgttcaaaatataataagagaataatgtaaagtttataaactCTTGTTAAAtacataagaaaataaaattacaaaaacataagaagtgtatgcttttttttgaaaactcaattaaaaaaatcataaatctTGTATATGttcaattttgtataaattctattatttgtattataaatagtaattttgtTTCTATACTATCATAGatataacaaactaacataTAAAAAGATAACTCCTAGTGAAATACACTTAAAAATTGGTGGTGACCATGGAGGTGGTTCATTTAAAATGAGTTATCAGGTAGCTAATGTTGCTAAACCCAATTCAAAGAGTAACACTACAGTTTTCAATATATTTGAGGCCAAAGACCATAGAGTCTTTGGCCTCAACTATATATTGAATAACCTCAAAATTTCACTCTCAAAACACATAGATGAAATTAGACAGCTTTAAGCAATGAAAtggaggtgaataaaaaaaatattttaaaaatttatttgtgatttgaattataaaaatgtttgtaaataaaaaacatagctattttataaattttaattcatcatTATCTTAGGGACAAGAGTTTGCGTGTATTTATATTTGGTGATGATGTATTTTTGTGTGCTATTTATGGTATCACAGGAGCAACTGGTTAGCCTacaattatgtattttttaaatgttctaaatATAGTTGCTGAAAATGTACACTTAAAATAAGaacattaaaagtaatataatgaatatttaatttaacagGTCGTCATTGCTGCTTATTCTGTGAAATCACATCAAGTGAAATGCAATTAAAGACTAATGCTCGAACACAACCAATCCTTATGAGAAcacttgaaactttaaaatcagATTAAGaacgatttaaaaaagatagaggCAATATCAAACGTGCAAAGAATTTCAATAATGTAATTGATGAGCCATTATTTGATATACCAATTGAGCAGGTGTGTATTAATTTtcgtatatatatttattaattaattccCTGAAAAAGAGCTCCAAAAATTCGCTGCCCCCAAACCTCTTAAGGGTAGTAAATTATGCAggccttttttttcaaatcatagGTAAAAAAAAGCTCTTTTATTTTACCTATGAGCCCCCTGAAAATGTGtcataggttttttttttttgagggagGGGGCAATTAATACCCATCGAGCTATTATGCAATTGTTAAAATCACTTTTAGATAGCTCTACACATTTCATTGGgaatatttcaaaagttcttCAACATGTTAGAGGTAGAATGTCTCCTTGATATCAAACTAGCTggattttttgcaataaatgatAAACGTCTTGAATCAAGTGAATTTGACAAATATGTTGAGAAGCAAGCAGAGATTAGTCAGCTAGAATATGCCATTGATGATATAAATTCAAAAGTTCTTCTTATTCAAGATACACTAGTCATTGAAGTACTTTGCAACCCTGAAAACACAGATTACTTGCAGTTAATGTACTCTGAGAGAATTGCACTGTTAAAGTCGAAGAGAGTAGTAAAGGTATCAACATTAAATAGCACTAGAAATAATTTTGAGGgcatagtttttaattttaaggattTTTATGACTGTATTATCTAGATTTCAATGACTGTATTATCTAGATTTTTTAtacatcaatatttaaatttaattttgaaagacAAAGGATTTGCGGAatgttctaaatttaaattaatagaaGGAATGGGGTCGATATTGAAGGGAATCGAATCTGTTTTGCAGTCATGTGGAGTACAACGTCAAGCTTATCACAGTTGCTCGTTCTTATGAAAATCATGTCCACAAAATGTTAAAGGTTTATGCTTTTTTAtacaaatctttatttttaggcattaaaacgtttttttcttcTGTATTTTCTGGTTTTTGCCATCTCTgcattaagtattttaattatcGTTACCAATTAACATTTCTGATCTactataatacatatatatatataacatatatatatatatatatatatatatatatatatatatatatatatatatatatatatatatatatatatatatatatatatatatatatatatatatatatttgttagagtcatatataataaaataactatgcATCACAAAATTATAtcgtttaaattatttgtatattatatatttttgtataaggTATTTAAATGTTGAAATTAGTCGGCCCTATTGTACTAATTATTCTACCAATCGCAGAAAAGCAGCGAAATATTACTCAACTTTGTAGCTTCAAATCTGACTCTTGTAGCTTCAAAAACGGCTGGTAAAAATACTATGCTATATAATACAGCTCAACTTTTGTTCTTTCGAATAatatataacactttttaaaaaaaattgatctttgtaagttttattaaagagTAAGACTGATAGTAAAATCCACGTTAAAATCTCGGTTAACTTGGCAGGTTAGTTAAAGTTTCATGTGTGATTTTTTTGGTGCTTTTTGGTATCTATTAATGATGTATtagtattaaaagttttaaagtattaaaaatgtcagtattaaaaatatcatataagTATGAAATTATTTCTGAACTAATAACATGCTAATTCCAGTGAAAACAGCGGTGGAAGCGCTTTATTGACGCAATGCAAACCTTAAATGCTGACATTGCGTTTATGCtaactaaattaaaagaacTGAATACTACAACAAGTTATCAACTTTTTAATGCATTAGCCTCCAGAATCAAAGAGCAAAGGACTGAATACTTAATTCAGTCTACTGCACTATCTACATTAcggaaaaaacaaattaatgctCATGTTTTTGAAAcatctttaaactttaaaaattaaaaaataatgttgaagcTTCTAAATGgattaaatgtaacaaatttaaatcacCCTACAAATTCCTTGGACAACGTTGaagatttagtaaataaagCAAATGATGAAATACAAAAAGCATAAATAATGAAACGCCGAAAACTATTAGTGAGCAATTAAATGAAGCCCTAGTGAAAGGTCTCCTAGCAACACCCAGGAATTCTTTGTCATGATCAGCAG
Encoded here:
- the LOC136088449 gene encoding uncharacterized protein LOC136088449 isoform X1 is translated as MKKMIRFFQTKNIKLPSLFIQRKVLKYWSGNNLIVEDIELLFELKNKKGAFELKDTPTAYINDLPSHIIKVLDELERYNKLTYKKITPSEIHLKIGGDHGGGSFKMSYQVANVAKPNSKSNTTVFNIFEAKDHRVFGLNYILNNLKISLSKHIDEIRQL
- the LOC136088449 gene encoding uncharacterized protein LOC136088449 isoform X2, which codes for MKKMIRFFQTKNIKLPSLFIQRKVLKYWSGNNLIVEDIELLFELKNKKGAFELKDTPTAYINDLPSHIIKVLDELERDKSLRVFIFGDDVFLCAIYGITGATGRHCCLFCEITSSEMQLKTNARTQPILMRTLETLKSD